The Breoghania sp. genome has a segment encoding these proteins:
- a CDS encoding alpha/beta fold hydrolase, which translates to MEPIVFIPGLLCTEILFAPQLGAFSDHPVMVADHRSHESIAAIAQAILAAAPERFSVVGLSMGGYIALELVRQAPGRISRLALLNTLARPDTPEQTEHRERLIALANDGKFDRVAPALFPKFVAPARTGDETLRETVEEMAHETGPQAFIRQQRAIIARIDQRPNLAAITCPTLVLAGEQDQLMPVEVVREIHEGIPASRFECLPGCGHLSTLEQPTDVIRILKDWITC; encoded by the coding sequence ATGGAGCCGATCGTTTTCATTCCGGGCCTTCTGTGCACGGAAATCCTCTTCGCACCGCAGCTCGGTGCCTTTTCCGATCATCCGGTGATGGTCGCCGATCACCGCAGCCATGAGTCCATCGCCGCGATCGCGCAAGCGATCCTCGCGGCAGCCCCCGAACGCTTTTCCGTCGTGGGGCTGTCAATGGGCGGCTACATCGCGCTGGAACTGGTCCGACAGGCACCGGGCCGCATTTCCCGGCTTGCCCTTCTGAACACGCTCGCACGTCCCGACACCCCCGAACAGACGGAGCACCGCGAACGGCTGATCGCGCTTGCCAATGACGGGAAGTTCGACCGCGTCGCGCCTGCGCTCTTTCCCAAATTCGTCGCGCCTGCGCGGACCGGGGACGAGACGCTCCGCGAGACGGTGGAGGAAATGGCGCACGAGACCGGCCCGCAGGCCTTTATCCGCCAGCAGCGCGCCATCATCGCGCGCATCGACCAGCGCCCGAACCTCGCCGCGATCACCTGCCCGACGCTGGTGTTGGCGGGCGAGCAGGATCAGCTGATGCCGGTGGAGGTCGTGCGCGAGATCCATGAAGGCATCCCGGCCAGCCGCTTCGAATGCCTGCCCGGTTGCGGTCATCTCTCCACACTGGAACAGCCCACAGACGTGATCCGCATCCTCAAGGACTGGATCACCTGCTGA
- the ubiG gene encoding bifunctional 2-polyprenyl-6-hydroxyphenol methylase/3-demethylubiquinol 3-O-methyltransferase UbiG encodes MTTKTTVDDAEVARFSAMADDWWDPTGKFRPLHKFSPVRLGYIKEHVSAHYGRKPTDTQAFKGLRCLDIGCGGGLLSEPMSRLGAAMVGVDPSPVNIEVARLHAERTGLDIDYRAATAEELAADGELFDVIFNMEVVEHVADVPAYLEACAKMVKPGGLMFLATINRTLKAYALAIVTAERVLRWLPPGTHNYEKLVRPPEIEGPLTKAGMTLIDKCGVTYNPLFDRWGRSRDMDVNYMMLFTRPK; translated from the coding sequence ATGACGACGAAGACCACCGTGGACGATGCCGAAGTCGCCCGCTTTTCGGCCATGGCCGACGACTGGTGGGACCCGACGGGGAAGTTCCGCCCCCTCCACAAGTTCAGCCCCGTGCGCCTTGGTTACATCAAGGAGCACGTGAGCGCGCATTATGGCCGCAAGCCCACGGACACACAGGCATTCAAGGGCCTGAGATGCCTGGACATCGGCTGCGGTGGCGGCCTGCTTTCCGAACCGATGAGCAGGCTTGGCGCGGCCATGGTCGGCGTTGACCCCTCGCCCGTGAACATCGAGGTGGCGCGCCTTCACGCGGAACGCACCGGCCTGGACATCGACTACCGCGCCGCGACCGCGGAAGAACTGGCGGCGGACGGAGAGCTGTTCGACGTCATCTTCAACATGGAGGTGGTGGAGCACGTCGCCGACGTTCCGGCCTATCTGGAGGCCTGCGCAAAGATGGTGAAGCCGGGTGGATTGATGTTCCTCGCGACCATCAACCGCACCCTGAAAGCCTATGCACTGGCGATCGTGACGGCCGAGCGGGTACTGCGCTGGCTCCCGCCGGGAACCCACAACTATGAAAAGCTGGTCCGCCCGCCCGAGATCGAGGGTCCGCTGACCAAGGCCGGCATGACCCTCATCGACAAGTGCGGCGTCACCTACAATCCGCTGTTCGACCGCTGGGGCCGCTCACGGGATATGGACGTCAACTACATGATGCTGTTCACCCGCCCCAAATAA
- the ptsP gene encoding phosphoenolpyruvate--protein phosphotransferase yields the protein MRDSSAGPRVLLRRLREVMAVPSGAQERLDQIVRHIASNVVAEVCSVYILRADGLLELYATEGLNPDAVHQTSLAVNEGLVGLIAAEARPLNLPNAQAHPSFAYRPETGEEVFHSFLGVPILRAGRTLGVLVVQNKAHRTYSEDEVEALQTTAMVIAEMLAAGELEAISNVGARLDLTRPLHLEGVALCDGVGLGHVILHEPRVVVTNLIAENVNEELERLTKAVEDMRLSLDHMLAHGDGSAQTGEYREVLEAYRMFAYDRGWIRRIEEAIRNGLTAEASVEKVQSDNRARMLRQTDPYLRERLHDFDDLANRLLRELMGRPHGPTEQELPEDAIIVARNMGAAELLDYDRDRIRGLVLEEGGPTSHVSIVARALGIATVGLVSDIVSLVEAGDSLIVDGETGHVHLRPPSDVEKAYAEKVRFRARRQAQFRRLRNKPAITRDGRDITLQLNAGLLVDLPHLDESGAVGIGLFRTELQFMIASTFPRMKEQMRFYSTVLDAAGERPVIFRSLDIGGDKVLPYLRSIQEENPAMGWRAIRLGLDRPGLLRTQIRALLSAAGGRELRLMFPMVSDVSEFHEAKDMVEREITHLRRHERRVPASIKLGVMIEVPSLLFQLDELFSVVDFASVGSNDLFQFFTAVDRGNTRVADRFDTLNVAFLRALKLIADRARAANIPVGLCGELAGRPLEAMALLALGFTSISMSPSAVGPVKSMLIDLDVDALGKTLLPVLEAGKSSCSVRALLRDFARDNGVPL from the coding sequence ATGAGGGACAGTTCGGCCGGTCCGCGCGTCTTGCTGCGCCGTCTCCGCGAGGTTATGGCGGTCCCCAGCGGCGCCCAGGAACGGCTTGACCAGATCGTCAGGCACATTGCCTCCAATGTCGTTGCCGAGGTGTGCTCGGTTTATATCCTGCGGGCCGATGGTCTGCTGGAGCTTTATGCGACCGAAGGCCTTAATCCGGACGCCGTTCACCAGACCAGCCTTGCGGTCAATGAGGGCCTTGTCGGCCTGATCGCCGCCGAGGCGCGCCCGCTCAATCTTCCCAATGCCCAGGCCCACCCCTCCTTCGCCTATCGGCCGGAGACGGGGGAAGAGGTCTTCCATTCCTTCCTCGGTGTTCCGATCCTGCGCGCCGGGCGCACGCTGGGCGTGCTTGTCGTGCAGAACAAGGCGCACCGCACCTATTCCGAAGACGAGGTCGAGGCGCTTCAGACAACCGCGATGGTGATCGCGGAGATGCTGGCCGCCGGTGAGCTTGAGGCGATTTCCAATGTGGGCGCGCGGCTGGATCTGACGCGGCCGCTCCATCTGGAAGGTGTTGCCCTGTGCGATGGCGTCGGGCTCGGCCATGTAATCCTGCATGAGCCGCGCGTCGTAGTGACGAACCTCATCGCGGAAAACGTCAATGAAGAGCTTGAGCGCCTGACCAAGGCGGTCGAGGACATGCGTCTGTCGCTCGACCACATGCTGGCCCATGGCGATGGTTCGGCGCAGACCGGCGAATATCGCGAGGTTCTCGAAGCCTATCGGATGTTCGCCTATGATCGCGGCTGGATCCGCAGGATCGAAGAGGCGATCCGCAACGGCCTGACGGCGGAGGCTTCCGTCGAGAAGGTCCAGAGCGACAACCGCGCCCGCATGCTGCGCCAGACGGACCCCTATCTGCGCGAGCGGCTGCACGATTTCGACGATCTGGCCAACCGGCTCTTGCGCGAGCTGATGGGGCGTCCGCACGGTCCGACGGAGCAGGAGCTTCCCGAGGACGCGATCATCGTCGCCCGCAACATGGGGGCGGCCGAGCTTCTCGATTACGATCGCGATCGCATTCGCGGGCTGGTGCTGGAAGAGGGCGGGCCGACGAGCCACGTCTCCATCGTCGCGCGCGCGCTCGGTATCGCAACCGTCGGGCTCGTGTCCGACATCGTTTCGCTGGTGGAAGCGGGCGACTCGCTCATCGTCGATGGCGAGACCGGTCATGTTCATCTGCGCCCGCCGTCGGACGTTGAGAAGGCCTATGCGGAAAAGGTGCGCTTCCGCGCCCGCCGTCAGGCTCAGTTCCGTCGTCTGCGCAACAAGCCGGCGATCACGCGGGATGGGCGCGATATCACGCTGCAACTCAATGCCGGCCTTCTGGTAGACCTTCCGCATCTGGACGAATCGGGTGCGGTCGGCATCGGGCTCTTCCGCACCGAACTGCAATTCATGATCGCCTCGACCTTCCCGCGGATGAAGGAGCAGATGCGCTTCTATTCCACGGTGCTGGATGCGGCGGGCGAACGGCCGGTCATCTTCCGCTCGCTGGATATTGGTGGCGACAAGGTCCTTCCCTATCTGCGGTCCATCCAGGAAGAAAACCCGGCCATGGGCTGGCGCGCGATCCGTCTGGGGCTCGACAGGCCCGGCCTGTTGCGGACCCAGATCCGCGCGCTGCTCAGCGCCGCCGGTGGACGCGAGCTTCGGCTGATGTTCCCGATGGTTTCCGATGTTTCGGAATTCCATGAGGCCAAGGACATGGTGGAGCGCGAGATCACGCATCTGCGCCGCCATGAGCGCCGGGTGCCCGCCTCCATCAAGCTGGGCGTGATGATCGAGGTGCCGTCGCTGCTGTTCCAGCTCGACGAATTGTTCTCGGTGGTCGATTTCGCCTCTGTCGGCTCCAACGATCTGTTCCAGTTCTTCACCGCGGTGGATCGGGGCAATACGCGTGTCGCCGATCGCTTCGACACGCTCAATGTCGCGTTCCTGCGGGCGCTCAAGCTGATCGCGGATCGCGCCAGGGCGGCCAATATCCCGGTGGGGCTGTGCGGGGAGCTTGCCGGGCGTCCGCTGGAGGCCATGGCCTTGCTGGCGCTGGGGTTCACTTCCATATCCATGTCGCCCTCAGCGGTCGGTCCGGTCAAATCGATGTTGATCGATCTCGATGTCGATGCGCTGGGGAAGACGCTGCTTCCGGTGCTTGAAGCCGGCAAGTCGAGCTGCTCGGTGCGCGCGCTGCTGCGCGACTTCGCCCGCGATAATGGCGTGCCCTTGTAG
- the prfA gene encoding peptide chain release factor 1, which produces MLAQERLDGLLDRFAELEARMSSNPDPATYVRLSRDYADLEPVVKMVRQLRQAQADLEGAQELLADPSSDKEMRELAEMEREELQEKVESLAHDVRLALLPKDAADAGSAVLEVRAGTGGDEAALFAGDLFRMYQRYAETRGWKVDVLSVSEGEVGGYKEIIASVDGNGVFARLKFESGVHRVQRVPVTESGGRIHTSAATVAVLPEAQEVDIEIRPEDIRIDTMRASGAGGQHVNTTDSAVRITHLPTGIVVTSAEKSQHQNRAKAMTVLRARLLDMEREKLDSERSEARRGQVGSGDRSERIRTYNFPQGRVTDHRIGLTLYKLDQVISGEALDDVIEPLITEHQAALLAADSGEPR; this is translated from the coding sequence ATGCTGGCGCAGGAAAGACTGGACGGTCTGCTTGACCGCTTCGCAGAACTGGAAGCCCGGATGTCCTCCAACCCGGACCCGGCGACCTATGTGCGTCTGTCGCGCGACTATGCCGACCTTGAACCGGTGGTGAAGATGGTGCGCCAGTTGCGTCAGGCGCAGGCCGATCTGGAAGGGGCGCAGGAGCTTCTGGCCGATCCCTCTTCCGACAAGGAAATGCGCGAGCTGGCGGAAATGGAGCGCGAGGAGCTTCAGGAAAAGGTGGAAAGCCTTGCCCATGACGTGCGTCTGGCGCTCCTGCCCAAGGATGCGGCCGATGCGGGCAGCGCCGTTCTGGAAGTGCGCGCGGGCACCGGCGGTGACGAAGCTGCGCTTTTCGCCGGCGATCTCTTTCGCATGTATCAGCGCTATGCCGAGACGCGCGGCTGGAAGGTGGATGTTCTCTCGGTCAGCGAGGGGGAAGTCGGCGGCTACAAGGAAATCATCGCCTCTGTCGACGGCAACGGTGTATTTGCGCGCCTCAAGTTCGAATCCGGTGTGCACCGGGTGCAGCGGGTGCCTGTCACGGAATCGGGCGGGCGCATCCACACCTCCGCCGCCACGGTTGCCGTTCTGCCGGAGGCGCAGGAGGTTGATATCGAGATCCGGCCTGAGGATATCCGCATCGACACGATGCGCGCCTCGGGAGCGGGCGGTCAGCATGTGAACACGACCGATTCCGCCGTGCGCATCACCCATCTTCCCACCGGCATCGTCGTCACCTCGGCGGAAAAGTCCCAGCATCAGAACCGCGCCAAGGCCATGACGGTTCTGCGGGCGCGCCTTCTGGACATGGAACGCGAGAAGCTCGACAGCGAACGGTCCGAGGCGCGGCGCGGGCAGGTGGGGTCCGGCGATCGCTCCGAGCGCATCCGTACCTACAATTTCCCGCAAGGCCGCGTCACCGATCACCGTATCGGGCTGACCCTCTACAAGCTCGATCAGGTGATTTCCGGCGAGGCGCTGGACGATGTGATCGAGCCGTTGATTACCGAACATCAGGCGGCGCTGCTTGCGGCCGACAGTGGCGAGCCCCGGTGA
- the prmC gene encoding peptide chain release factor N(5)-glutamine methyltransferase, whose protein sequence is MSETLGAAYRRMRNALREAGFETPDLDARLLAADVVGIDANRIVLEEDRRLNAEEVSRLNAHLEARLSHRPVGRILGRREFWGLEFSLSSETLEPRPDTETLVEAALDLVAARALASAPLRILDLGTGTGAILISLLHELPHAWGLASDIQPGALETARRNAIANGVDGRAAFVCMSWMDALSGPWDLIVSNPPYIRSAVIDELDEGVRAHDPMLALDGGEDGLAPYRSVVQQAFEALSGEGAALILEIGFDQGREVSDLCRLAGFGNVMIRQDLAGCDRVVVARR, encoded by the coding sequence GTGAGCGAGACGCTTGGCGCTGCCTACAGGCGCATGCGCAACGCCTTGCGCGAGGCCGGCTTCGAAACGCCGGACCTGGACGCTCGGCTGCTTGCCGCAGATGTCGTCGGCATCGATGCGAACCGGATCGTCCTGGAAGAAGATCGGCGCCTGAATGCGGAAGAGGTTAGCCGCCTCAACGCCCATCTGGAGGCGCGGCTTTCCCATCGTCCCGTTGGGCGCATCCTGGGGCGTCGCGAATTCTGGGGACTTGAGTTTTCACTTTCTTCCGAAACACTTGAGCCGCGCCCAGACACCGAGACACTCGTTGAAGCCGCCCTTGATCTGGTGGCTGCGCGGGCTCTGGCATCGGCTCCACTGCGCATTCTGGATCTGGGCACCGGCACCGGCGCGATCCTGATTTCCCTGCTTCACGAATTGCCCCATGCCTGGGGGTTGGCGAGCGATATCCAGCCCGGTGCGCTTGAAACCGCGCGGCGCAATGCGATCGCGAACGGGGTGGATGGACGGGCCGCTTTCGTCTGCATGTCGTGGATGGATGCGCTGTCCGGCCCATGGGATCTGATCGTTTCCAATCCGCCCTATATTCGCAGCGCCGTGATCGATGAGCTTGATGAGGGCGTGCGTGCCCATGATCCGATGCTCGCGCTGGACGGCGGCGAGGACGGGCTCGCGCCCTATCGCAGTGTGGTGCAGCAGGCCTTTGAGGCCCTGAGCGGCGAGGGAGCGGCGCTGATCCTTGAAATCGGGTTCGATCAGGGGCGCGAGGTGAGCGATTTGTGCCGACTTGCGGGTTTCGGCAATGTCATGATTCGCCAGGACCTTGCCGGGTGCGATCGCGTCGTCGTTGCGCGCCGTTAG
- a CDS encoding DUF4167 domain-containing protein gives MRQNNQNKRLRGRGRKGPNPLTRSFESNGPDVKIRGTAMHIAEKYQQLARDAMVSGDRIMAENYLQHAEHYSRIVAAAQTPANGQATPSRANQDVDDDEDGDEQMPEMPVVAKTRVMPQDAPQPFVDRMPGIDAKNGGEVTAGEPSAEAEGSANGNDAEKPKPRRRPARATTKKAVAETTDESAEGVSSDGEEADGGEDSPRPRRRARGARGRNVRRAAANAAEQEDGAGDSAPATEASDA, from the coding sequence ATGAGACAAAACAATCAGAATAAGCGTTTGCGCGGGCGGGGCCGCAAGGGTCCCAATCCGCTGACCCGGTCGTTTGAATCGAACGGCCCGGATGTGAAGATCCGCGGAACCGCTATGCATATCGCGGAGAAGTATCAGCAGCTGGCGCGCGATGCGATGGTCTCAGGCGACCGGATCATGGCGGAAAACTACCTCCAGCATGCCGAGCACTATTCGCGCATCGTGGCGGCGGCCCAGACACCGGCCAATGGTCAGGCGACCCCGTCGCGTGCCAACCAGGACGTCGATGACGACGAGGATGGCGACGAGCAGATGCCGGAAATGCCGGTGGTCGCCAAGACGCGGGTGATGCCGCAGGATGCGCCGCAACCCTTCGTCGACCGCATGCCGGGAATCGACGCCAAGAATGGGGGCGAGGTGACTGCGGGTGAGCCGTCGGCGGAGGCTGAAGGCAGCGCCAATGGCAACGACGCCGAAAAGCCGAAGCCGCGCCGCAGGCCTGCACGCGCTACCACCAAGAAGGCGGTGGCGGAGACCACGGACGAGAGCGCGGAAGGCGTTTCGTCGGACGGCGAAGAGGCCGATGGTGGTGAAGACTCACCGCGTCCGCGTCGTCGTGCCCGCGGGGCCCGCGGTCGCAATGTGCGCCGTGCTGCCGCCAATGCGGCCGAGCAGGAAGATGGGGCAGGCGATTCTGCTCCGGCCACCGAGGCAAGTGACGCCTGA